One window of Vitis riparia cultivar Riparia Gloire de Montpellier isolate 1030 chromosome 5, EGFV_Vit.rip_1.0, whole genome shotgun sequence genomic DNA carries:
- the LOC117914984 gene encoding UDP-glycosyltransferase 74E1-like has protein sequence MESDKRVSETHIMVLPFHAQGHINPMLQFSKRLASKGIKVTLVIAATSSSQSMHAQTSSINIEIISEEFDRRQQEESIEDYLERFRILASQGLAALMEKHNRSNHPAKILIYDSVLPWAQDLAEHLGLDGVPFFTQSCAVSAIYYHFYQGVFNTPLEESTVSMPSMPLLRVDDLPSFINVKSPVDSALLNLVLSQFSNFKKGKWILCNTFDKLEDQVMKWMASQRPLIKTIGPTVPSMYLDKRLEDDKDYGLSLFQQNVDTCITWLDTKGIGSVVYVSFGSLASLGEEQMEELAWGLKRSNNHFMWVVRELEKKKLPNNFIEETSEKGLVVSWCCQLEVLAHKAVGCFMTHCGWNSTLEALSLGVPMIAMPRFSDQTTNAKFVEDVWQVGVRVKADEKGIVEREEIEMCISEIMEGERGYEMKRNAARWKELAKEAVNEGGSSDKNLEEFVAELLCSSD, from the exons ATGGAGAGTGacaaaagagttagtgaaaCACATATCATGGTCCTTCCTTTCCATGCACAGGGTCACATAAACCCGATGCTCCAGTTCTCCAAGCGCTTGGCCTCCAAAGGTATCAAGGTTACACTAGTAATCGCGGCAACTTCCAGTAGTCAGTCCATGCACGCCCAAACTAGCTCCATCAACATTGAGATAATTTCTGAAGAGTTTGACAGACGCCAACAAGAAGAAAGTATTGAGGACTATCTGGAGCGTTTTAGAATATTAGCTTCACAAGGCTTGGCCGCGCTTATGGAGAAGCACAATAGATCCAACCATCCTGCTAAAATCCTTATCTATGACTCGGTTTTGCCGTGGGCACAAGACCTAGCTGAACACCTAGGCCTTGATGGGGTTCCATTCTTCACGCAATCATGTGCTGTTTCAGCTATCTATTACCATTTCTATCAAGGGGTATTCAACACTCCTTTAGAAGAATCAACAGTATCCATGCCTTCCATGCCACTATTACGTGTCGACGATCTTCCATCATTTATCAATGTTAAAAGCCCAGTTGACTCAGCTTTACTGAACCTCGTCTTGagtcaattttcaaatttcaagaaAGGGAAGTGGATATTGTGTAACACTTTTGACAAGTTGGAAGATCAG GTAATGAAATGGATGGCAAGCCAAAGACCATTAATCAAGACAATAGGACCAACTGTTCCTTCGATGTACTTGGACAAGAGGTTGGAGGATGACAAAGACTATGGCCTCAGCCTTTTCCAGCAGAATGTTGATACCTGCATTACGTGGCTAGACACAAAGGGCATTGGTTCTGTGGTTTATGTATCGTTTGGAAGCTTGGCATCACTGGGAGAAGAGCAGATGGAGGAACTAGCATGGGGCCTGAAAAGGAGCAACAACCACTTCATGTGGGTAGTCAGagaattggaaaagaaaaaactccCTAACAATTTCATAGAGGAAACATCCGAGAAGGGTTTGGTTGTGAGTTGGTGTTGTCAACTAGAAGTTTTAGCTCACAAAGCAGTCGGGTGTTTCATGACTCATTGCGGATGGAACTCAACACTGGAGGCACTGAGCTTGGGAGTGCCAATGATAGCAATGCCTCGGTTTTCAGACCAAACAACTAATGCTAAATTTGTTGAGGATGTATGGCAAGTTGGGGTTAGAGTTAAGGCCGATGAAAAAGGGATTGTTGAGAGAGAGGAAATAGAGATGTGCATAAGCGAAATtatggagggagagagagggtATGAGATGAAAAGGAATGCTGCGAGGTGGAAAGAGTTAGCTAAAGAGGCAGTAAATGAAGGAGGAAGCTCCGATAAGAACTTGGAAGAATTTGTTGCAGAACTTTTATGCAGCTCAGATTGA